From one Balaenoptera acutorostrata chromosome 6, mBalAcu1.1, whole genome shotgun sequence genomic stretch:
- the LOC103000824 gene encoding lipopolysaccharide-induced tumor necrosis factor-alpha factor homolog: MSAPGSYQAAARPSSVPTAPPSYEETVSVNSYYPTLPAPMPGPASGLTTGPDGKGMNPPAYYTQPGPVPNANATAVQTVRVQQPISFFDRPVQMCCPSWNKMIVTQLSYNARALTWLSCRSLCLLGCMAGRCFILFCVDALQDVGHYCPNCKALLGTYKRL; this comes from the coding sequence ATGTCTGCTCCAGGATCCTACCAGGCGGCTGCGAGACCTTCCTCGGTGCCGACCGCGCCCCCGTCCTATGAAGAGACAGTTTCTGTTAACAGTTACTACCCCACACTTCCAGCACCCATGCCTGGGCCGGCCTCGGGGCTCACGACGGGCCCGGATGGGAAGGGCATGAATCCGCCTGCGTACTACACCCAGCCAGGGCCCGTCCCCAATGCCAATGCAACTGCTGTGCAGACGGTCCGCGTGCAACAGCCCATCTCCTTTTTCGACCGTCCGGTCCAGATGTGTTGTCCTTCCTGGAACAAGATGATCGTGACTCAGCTGTCCTATAATGCCCGCGCCCTCACCTGGCTCTCCTGCAGGAGCCTGTGCCTGTTGGGGTGCATGGCGGGTCGCTGCTTCATCCTTTTCTGTGTGGACGCCCTGCAGGATGTGGGCCACTACTGTCCCAACTGCAAAGCTCTCCTGGGCACCTACAAGCGTTTGTAG